A genomic window from Rhizobium sp. 007 includes:
- a CDS encoding DinB family protein → MPSFDPCRVFRKLSYNNALANHRLLSACASLHPGEFEAKRVSFFPSIKSTLNHIITVDWFYVDALEGGTLGAKAWEVEEPFDTVASLTVEQRKVDQRLVAFCEALSPEGLAAVIDLQRAGRLQKERADDVLSHLFQHQTHHRGQVHAMLAGTCVKPPQLDEFIVDDDAKFRSVEIAALGWSEETLMR, encoded by the coding sequence ATGCCGAGTTTCGATCCGTGCCGGGTGTTCCGCAAGCTTTCCTATAACAACGCGCTTGCGAACCATCGCCTACTGTCTGCCTGCGCATCCCTGCATCCGGGGGAGTTCGAGGCGAAGCGCGTGAGCTTCTTTCCCTCGATCAAGTCGACGCTCAACCACATCATCACCGTTGACTGGTTCTATGTCGACGCGCTCGAGGGCGGCACGCTTGGTGCGAAAGCCTGGGAGGTCGAAGAGCCCTTCGATACGGTCGCCTCGCTTACTGTCGAGCAGCGCAAGGTCGATCAGCGCCTCGTGGCGTTTTGCGAAGCCCTGAGCCCCGAAGGGCTTGCAGCGGTGATCGATCTCCAGCGTGCTGGCCGCCTCCAGAAAGAGCGGGCGGACGACGTGCTAAGCCACCTCTTCCAGCATCAGACGCATCATCGCGGCCAGGTGCATGCGATGCTCGCTGGAACCTGCGTAAAGCCGCCGCAGCTCGACGAGTTTATCGTCGATGACGACGCGAAGTTCCGCAGTGTTGAGATTGCCGCCCTCGGCTGGAGCGAAGAGACGCTGATGCGTTAA
- a CDS encoding metallophosphoesterase: protein MMTRRGFLKILGGSVAGVVALGGYAFAYEPLARLNITRYALTPPGWTPGLKLRVVALADLHACEPWMSASRIAAICATANALSGDVTVMLGDYASGMNMVTRYMHSSEWSEALATLRAPLGVHAIMGNHDWWEDKDAQENDGREPFGHRALADVGIPVYSNRAVRLEKDGYGFWLAGLEDQLALLPGKRWGRTHMLGLDDLDGTLAQVSDDAPIILLAHEPDLFPRVPQRVSLTLSGHTHGGQIRLFGHSPVVPSRFGNRYAYGHVVEEGRNIIISGGLGCSIAPIRFGVPPEIVVVDLG from the coding sequence GTGATGACGCGACGCGGATTTCTGAAGATTCTCGGCGGCAGTGTCGCGGGCGTCGTGGCGCTTGGTGGTTATGCCTTCGCCTATGAGCCTCTCGCGCGGCTGAACATCACCCGTTATGCACTGACGCCGCCAGGGTGGACGCCGGGCTTGAAACTCAGGGTCGTCGCGCTTGCCGATTTGCATGCCTGCGAACCGTGGATGTCCGCCAGCCGTATTGCCGCGATCTGCGCTACGGCGAACGCACTCAGCGGAGACGTGACGGTCATGCTCGGCGACTATGCCTCCGGCATGAACATGGTGACCCGTTACATGCATTCGAGCGAGTGGTCGGAGGCACTCGCCACCTTGCGCGCTCCGCTCGGCGTTCACGCGATCATGGGCAATCACGACTGGTGGGAAGACAAGGACGCTCAGGAGAACGACGGCAGGGAACCGTTCGGACATCGCGCCTTGGCCGATGTCGGAATTCCGGTTTACAGCAACCGTGCCGTCCGGCTCGAAAAAGATGGCTATGGCTTCTGGCTGGCGGGCCTGGAAGACCAATTGGCGCTTTTGCCCGGCAAGAGGTGGGGCCGCACGCACATGCTCGGCCTGGACGATCTGGACGGCACGCTGGCACAGGTTTCCGACGATGCGCCTATCATCCTGCTTGCCCATGAGCCAGATCTTTTTCCGCGGGTGCCGCAGCGTGTATCGCTGACGCTTTCGGGTCATACACACGGCGGGCAGATCCGTCTTTTTGGCCACTCGCCGGTCGTTCCCTCCCGTTTCGGCAATCGTTACGCTTATGGCCACGTTGTCGAGGAGGGACGAAATATTATTATCTCCGGCGGCCTTGGATGTTCGATTGCGCCAATCCGCTTCGGCGTCCCGCCGGAGATTGTCGTGGTCGATCTTGGATAG
- a CDS encoding virulence factor family protein, whose protein sequence is MIRRYLLSAVCAFALTAPAVAAEETTQRFETGLIPSPHIFLPDGDVKGAVMLISDGAGWSDKEKAEADRLVQEGAVVIGVDFPTYMDALRKYDVSENDGCIYLVSDIESLSQQVQRAAGNSAYHLPIIAGISEGGALALAIAAQTPDATIGQTLVVDPVAGIPLTQQLCTPASKKTVGDRMVYGLADGSLPNAITAAFTSAATKDGRAHAEALKKDHPEIEIRDVGDDAETALSDTLDDLIAASGSADNPLGLPLAVLEAKPSMNTMAIVYSGDGGWRDIDKEVGAALQKEGIPVIGVDSLHYFWSERQPQETADDLAKIIEFYRKQWKVKHVLLIGYSFGADIVPATYNRLKAADKAAIAQVSLLSLSHEVDYVISVMGWLGQKTEGAAGDPVDDLRAIDPKLVQCIYGKDDDDEVACPALKNSAADVVELPGDHHFDENYDLLTKTIVDRLKAQLAD, encoded by the coding sequence ATGATCAGAAGATATCTCCTCTCGGCCGTGTGCGCTTTCGCGCTGACGGCCCCGGCCGTCGCTGCCGAGGAAACCACGCAACGCTTTGAAACCGGGCTTATTCCTTCACCGCACATCTTTTTGCCGGACGGCGATGTCAAAGGCGCGGTGATGCTGATTTCGGATGGCGCTGGCTGGAGCGACAAGGAAAAGGCGGAGGCCGACAGATTGGTGCAGGAGGGAGCCGTCGTAATCGGTGTCGACTTCCCGACCTATATGGATGCCCTGCGCAAATATGACGTCAGCGAGAATGACGGCTGCATCTATCTGGTTTCCGACATCGAGTCGCTCAGCCAGCAGGTGCAGCGGGCTGCCGGCAACAGCGCCTATCATCTGCCGATCATCGCCGGTATCAGCGAGGGCGGCGCATTGGCGCTGGCGATTGCTGCGCAGACGCCGGATGCGACGATCGGCCAAACGCTGGTCGTGGATCCGGTTGCCGGCATTCCGCTGACCCAACAGCTCTGCACACCGGCATCGAAAAAGACGGTGGGTGACCGGATGGTCTACGGCCTCGCCGATGGCAGCCTTCCGAACGCCATCACTGCTGCCTTCACGTCCGCTGCAACGAAAGATGGGCGTGCGCATGCCGAGGCGCTGAAGAAGGATCATCCGGAAATTGAGATCCGCGATGTCGGGGATGATGCCGAAACGGCGCTTTCTGACACTCTGGACGACCTGATCGCCGCTTCTGGAAGCGCGGACAATCCGCTCGGATTGCCGCTTGCCGTGCTCGAGGCCAAGCCGTCCATGAACACCATGGCCATCGTCTATTCCGGCGACGGCGGCTGGCGCGATATCGACAAGGAAGTCGGTGCGGCGCTGCAGAAAGAGGGCATTCCCGTCATCGGTGTCGACTCACTTCACTATTTCTGGTCAGAGCGCCAGCCCCAGGAGACGGCCGACGACCTGGCGAAGATTATCGAATTCTATCGCAAGCAATGGAAGGTGAAGCACGTTCTTCTGATCGGGTACTCTTTCGGTGCCGATATCGTGCCCGCCACCTACAACAGGCTCAAAGCCGCGGACAAAGCGGCGATCGCCCAGGTGTCGCTGCTCTCGCTTTCCCACGAGGTGGACTATGTGATTTCCGTCATGGGCTGGCTCGGCCAGAAGACGGAGGGTGCTGCCGGCGACCCGGTCGATGATCTGAGAGCCATCGACCCCAAGCTTGTGCAATGCATCTACGGCAAGGACGACGACGACGAGGTTGCCTGCCCCGCATTGAAGAATAGCGCCGCCGACGTCGTCGAGCTGCCAGGCGATCACCATTTCGACGAGAACTACGATCTGCTGACGAAGACGATCGTCGACCGGCTAAAGGCGCAGCTTGCCGATTAA
- the ruvB gene encoding Holliday junction branch migration DNA helicase RuvB encodes MSEPARLISPEKRGEDLDVTLRPQSLDEFTGQAEARANLKVFIEAAKNRGEALDHVLFVGPPGLGKTTLAQIMAKELGVNFRSTSGPVIAKAGDLAALLTNLEERDVLFIDEIHRLNPAVEEILYPAMEDFQLDLIIGEGPAARSVKIDLSKFTLVAATTRLGLLTTPLRDRFGIPVRLSFYTVEELELIVRRGARLMNLPIVDDGAREIARRARGTPRIAGRLLRRVRDFAEVAKAEAVTREIADEALTRLLVDSVGLDQLDKRYLNMIAVNFGGGPVGIETIAAGLSEPRDAIEDIIEPYMIQQGFIQRTPRGRVLTATAWKHLGLQPPKDLEAAQFRLFQEED; translated from the coding sequence ATGAGTGAACCCGCGCGCCTGATATCGCCGGAAAAGCGGGGCGAAGACCTGGATGTGACGCTACGCCCGCAGTCGCTGGACGAGTTCACCGGCCAGGCGGAGGCGCGTGCGAACCTGAAGGTCTTCATCGAGGCCGCCAAGAACCGCGGCGAGGCGCTGGACCATGTCCTCTTCGTGGGGCCGCCAGGCCTCGGCAAGACGACGCTCGCGCAGATCATGGCCAAGGAGCTCGGCGTCAACTTCCGCTCCACCTCGGGTCCGGTCATCGCCAAGGCAGGTGACCTTGCCGCGCTGCTGACGAATCTCGAAGAGCGCGACGTCCTCTTCATCGATGAAATCCACCGCCTGAATCCGGCCGTCGAGGAAATCCTCTATCCGGCGATGGAAGACTTCCAGCTGGACCTCATCATCGGCGAAGGCCCGGCCGCCCGCTCGGTGAAGATCGATCTCTCGAAATTCACCCTCGTCGCCGCGACCACGCGTCTAGGCCTCTTGACCACGCCGCTCCGCGACCGCTTCGGCATTCCGGTGCGGCTGAGTTTCTATACGGTGGAAGAACTGGAACTGATCGTGCGCCGCGGCGCCCGTCTCATGAACCTGCCGATCGTCGACGACGGCGCCCGCGAAATTGCGCGGCGCGCCCGCGGCACGCCGCGCATCGCCGGCCGCCTGCTTCGCCGCGTGCGCGATTTCGCCGAAGTCGCCAAGGCCGAAGCCGTTACCCGCGAGATAGCCGACGAAGCGCTCACCCGCCTGCTTGTCGACAGTGTCGGCCTCGACCAGCTCGATAAGCGCTATCTCAACATGATCGCCGTCAATTTCGGCGGCGGCCCCGTCGGCATCGAGACGATCGCCGCGGGCCTTTCCGAACCGCGCGACGCGATCGAGGACATCATCGAGCCCTACATGATCCAGCAGGGCTTCATCCAGCGCACGCCGCGTGGCCGCGTGCTGACGGCAACCGCCTGGAAGCATCTCGGCCTGCAGCCACCGAAGGACCTGGAAGCCGCGCAGTTCCGGCTGTTTCAGGAAGAGGATTGA
- the mprF gene encoding bifunctional lysylphosphatidylglycerol flippase/synthetase MprF gives MASDGSLEEIEVAESRVARGFLRRYRPHLVALATLLVFCIVGYAVVQLTDEVRYEDVVAALSNTRPSAILLALLFTGLSFLALIVYDLNAIDYIGKRLPFPHVALTAFSAYAVGNTAGFGALSGGAIRYRAYSRLGLTPEDIGRVIAFVTLSFGLGLAGVASIALMIIANEIAPLVGTSALLLRLAAGVIIAALGALLVLGRDGRAMHIGPIAIRLPDSRTWSRQFLVTAFDIAASATVLYVLLPQTAIAWPVFLAVYAIAVGLGVLSHVPAGLGVFETVIIASLGSAVNIDAVLGSLVLYRLIYHVLPLLIAVLAVSATEFRRFVDHPAASSIRRIGARLTPQLLSALTLLLGVMLIFSSVTPTPDQNLEFLASYLPLPIVEGAHFLSSLMGLALLVAARGLGQRLDGAWLVAVIAAVAALALSLLKAVALVEAVFLAFLISSLFVSRRLFTRHASLLNQTLTASWMTAIAVICVGAVVILLFVYRDVEYSNELWWQFEFAGEAPRGLRAVLGLTIISSAIAIFSLLRPAAFKPEPATEEALRRAVEIVRTQNDADANLVRMGDKSIMFSEEGDAFIMYGRQGRSWIALFDPIGAKHARPELVWRFVEAARAAGCRAVFYQISPALLSHCADAGLRAFKLGELAVADLTDFEMKGGKWANLRQTAARAQRDGLEFEVIPPEEVTGVIDELSAVSNAWLEHHNAKEKGFSLGAFEADYVSVQPVGVLKKDGRIVAFANILVTETKSEATIDLMRFSPEAPKGSMDFLFVRIMEYLRGEGYTHFNLGMAPLSGMSKRETAPVWDRIGSTVFEHGERFYNFKGLRAFKSKFHPHWQPRYLAVSGGGNPMIALMDATLLIGGGLKGVVRK, from the coding sequence ATGGCGAGTGACGGCAGCTTGGAAGAGATCGAAGTCGCGGAGAGCCGGGTTGCGCGCGGGTTCCTGCGGCGCTATCGGCCCCACCTGGTGGCGCTCGCCACGCTTCTTGTTTTCTGCATCGTCGGATATGCCGTCGTCCAGCTAACCGATGAGGTGCGCTACGAGGACGTCGTCGCAGCGCTCTCCAATACGCGCCCCAGCGCCATCCTGCTTGCGCTTCTCTTTACCGGATTGAGCTTCCTGGCGCTCATCGTTTACGATCTCAATGCCATCGACTACATCGGCAAGAGGCTGCCATTTCCGCATGTAGCCCTGACGGCTTTCAGCGCTTATGCGGTCGGCAACACGGCGGGCTTCGGCGCGTTGAGCGGCGGGGCGATCCGCTATCGCGCCTATTCGCGTCTCGGCCTGACGCCGGAAGATATCGGCCGCGTCATTGCGTTCGTCACGCTGTCCTTCGGGCTTGGCCTGGCAGGGGTCGCATCGATCGCACTGATGATCATCGCGAATGAAATCGCACCTCTGGTGGGAACGAGCGCATTGCTGCTCCGGCTGGCCGCGGGCGTGATCATCGCGGCTCTTGGCGCGCTTCTCGTGCTTGGACGCGACGGTCGGGCGATGCACATCGGTCCGATCGCAATCCGCCTGCCGGATTCGCGCACATGGTCGCGCCAGTTCCTGGTGACCGCCTTCGACATCGCGGCTTCAGCCACGGTTCTTTATGTTCTGCTGCCGCAAACGGCGATCGCTTGGCCGGTGTTCCTTGCCGTCTATGCGATTGCTGTCGGGCTCGGGGTGCTGAGCCATGTTCCGGCGGGTCTCGGTGTTTTCGAGACGGTCATCATCGCTTCGCTCGGCAGCGCGGTGAATATCGACGCGGTTCTCGGCTCGCTGGTCCTTTACCGGCTGATCTATCATGTGCTGCCGCTTCTGATCGCCGTGCTCGCAGTGTCGGCAACCGAATTTCGGCGCTTCGTCGATCATCCGGCGGCTTCCAGCATACGGCGCATCGGCGCACGGCTGACGCCGCAGTTGCTTTCGGCGCTGACGCTGCTGCTCGGCGTTATGCTGATCTTTTCGAGCGTCACGCCAACGCCGGACCAGAACCTGGAATTCCTCGCCAGCTATCTGCCGCTGCCGATCGTTGAAGGAGCGCATTTCCTCTCCAGCCTGATGGGTCTGGCGCTACTCGTTGCCGCGCGCGGTCTTGGCCAGCGGCTCGATGGCGCCTGGTTGGTGGCGGTTATCGCTGCTGTTGCTGCGCTAGCGCTTTCGCTGCTCAAGGCCGTAGCGCTTGTCGAAGCGGTGTTCCTTGCCTTCCTTATCTCCAGCCTCTTTGTCAGCCGCCGGCTCTTCACCCGTCATGCCTCACTGCTTAACCAAACGCTGACGGCATCATGGATGACGGCGATTGCAGTGATCTGCGTGGGCGCGGTCGTCATCCTGCTCTTCGTCTACCGCGATGTGGAATACAGCAACGAGCTCTGGTGGCAGTTCGAATTCGCCGGCGAGGCGCCGCGCGGGCTGCGTGCCGTTCTCGGCCTCACGATCATTTCGTCGGCAATCGCGATCTTCAGCCTGCTGCGCCCCGCCGCGTTCAAGCCGGAGCCTGCGACGGAGGAGGCGCTCCGGCGCGCGGTCGAGATAGTCAGGACGCAGAATGATGCCGATGCCAATCTCGTGCGCATGGGCGACAAGAGCATCATGTTTTCCGAGGAGGGCGATGCCTTCATCATGTATGGCCGGCAGGGGCGATCCTGGATCGCACTCTTTGATCCCATCGGGGCAAAGCACGCGAGGCCGGAACTCGTGTGGCGCTTCGTCGAGGCGGCGCGCGCTGCCGGTTGCCGGGCCGTGTTCTATCAGATTTCTCCAGCACTTCTCTCCCACTGCGCCGATGCGGGCCTGCGTGCGTTCAAGCTCGGCGAACTGGCCGTTGCCGATCTGACGGATTTCGAAATGAAGGGCGGCAAATGGGCAAACCTGCGGCAGACGGCGGCGCGCGCGCAGCGCGACGGGCTGGAATTCGAAGTCATCCCGCCCGAAGAGGTAACCGGTGTCATCGACGAGCTCTCTGCGGTTTCCAACGCCTGGCTCGAACATCACAACGCCAAGGAGAAAGGCTTCTCGCTCGGCGCCTTCGAGGCGGATTACGTCAGCGTCCAGCCTGTCGGCGTTTTGAAGAAGGACGGTAGAATCGTTGCCTTTGCCAATATCCTCGTCACCGAAACGAAGTCGGAAGCTACGATTGACCTCATGCGCTTTTCGCCGGAGGCGCCCAAGGGATCGATGGACTTCCTCTTCGTGCGGATCATGGAATATCTGCGAGGCGAAGGCTATACGCACTTCAACCTTGGCATGGCGCCGCTTTCCGGCATGTCCAAGCGCGAGACGGCACCTGTCTGGGACCGGATCGGCAGCACCGTCTTCGAACACGGCGAGCGCTTTTACAATTTCAAAGGCCTTCGGGCATTCAAATCAAAGTTTCATCCGCACTGGCAGCCGCGCTATCTTGCGGTTTCAGGAGGGGGCAATCCGATGATCGCGTTGATGGACGCTACACTTCTCATCGGCGGCGGATTGAAGGGAGTTGTCAGGAAATGA